The following are encoded in a window of Geobacter metallireducens GS-15 genomic DNA:
- the pgsA gene encoding CDP-diacylglycerol--glycerol-3-phosphate 3-phosphatidyltransferase, translated as MNGIVTIPNALTALRIVLVPALITFLLDGNFRAALTVFLVAGVSDALDGFIARRFNQQSRLGSFLDPLADKLLVVTSSLVLAAIGRLPWWLALVIVGRDLVIVAGAIAYYGRTGTLEMDPSIASKANTFVQISLILTVLAHGAGMEFLGVVLKPLFVLALAMTLVSGGDYMVVWGRRAFRKN; from the coding sequence GTGAACGGCATTGTGACCATACCCAACGCGTTGACGGCGCTCCGGATAGTCCTGGTTCCCGCTCTCATCACGTTTCTTCTGGACGGAAACTTCCGGGCGGCCCTGACGGTTTTCCTCGTGGCAGGCGTGAGCGATGCCCTCGACGGTTTCATCGCCCGGCGCTTCAACCAGCAAAGCCGCCTCGGTTCGTTCCTCGATCCGCTGGCCGACAAGCTCCTGGTGGTTACCTCATCCCTTGTTCTTGCGGCCATCGGGCGGCTGCCATGGTGGCTCGCTCTGGTCATTGTCGGCCGTGACCTGGTAATCGTTGCCGGTGCAATCGCCTATTACGGCCGCACGGGAACCCTGGAGATGGATCCCAGCATTGCCAGCAAGGCCAATACCTTTGTGCAGATATCCCTGATCCTGACGGTGCTCGCCCATGGGGCGGGGATGGAATTCCTTGGAGTTGTGCTGAAGCCCCTCTTTGTTCTTGCGCTCGCGATGACACTGGTTTCGGGGGGAGACTACATGGTGGTGTGGGGACGCCGGGCTTTCAGGAAAAACTGA
- a CDS encoding SDR family oxidoreductase, which produces MAQVFIVGCGDIGKRVARLAMDKGVAVTALVRSEESAAKLHELGIETVEGHLDDPESLAGLPLRGATVFYFAPPPGGGITEPRVRAFCAAVRPGDEPAQVVYLSTSGVYGDCGDMIVTEDTPANPQTARAKRRYDAETVFRAWGKERGVPIVVLRVTGIYGPGRLPLQQLTSGQPVLFESEASYTNRIHSEDLARVCMAAAEKGEDGDIFNVSDGNPGTMTEYFNACADALGFPRPRQVTMEEAKKVMTPLMLSYVTESRRMDNAKMVGKLEVKLLYPTLQDGLKASVAK; this is translated from the coding sequence GTGGCGCAGGTGTTCATCGTCGGGTGCGGCGATATCGGAAAACGGGTGGCACGGCTTGCCATGGATAAGGGAGTTGCGGTGACAGCCCTTGTCCGTTCGGAGGAAAGCGCCGCCAAACTGCATGAACTTGGCATCGAAACGGTGGAAGGGCACCTTGACGACCCCGAATCCCTTGCGGGCCTCCCCCTCCGGGGGGCGACCGTGTTCTACTTTGCCCCTCCGCCGGGTGGAGGGATAACCGAGCCGAGGGTTCGGGCCTTCTGCGCAGCCGTCAGGCCGGGCGACGAGCCGGCACAGGTGGTTTACCTCAGCACCAGCGGCGTCTATGGCGACTGCGGCGACATGATCGTGACCGAAGATACGCCTGCCAATCCCCAGACGGCACGGGCCAAGCGCCGCTACGACGCCGAAACGGTCTTTCGCGCCTGGGGCAAGGAGCGAGGCGTTCCGATCGTCGTGCTTCGGGTCACGGGCATCTACGGTCCGGGGCGGCTTCCGCTCCAGCAGCTGACGAGCGGCCAGCCGGTTCTCTTCGAGAGTGAGGCCTCCTATACCAATCGGATCCATTCCGAGGACCTGGCCCGGGTCTGCATGGCTGCTGCCGAGAAGGGCGAGGACGGCGACATATTCAATGTGAGTGACGGCAACCCGGGCACCATGACCGAGTACTTCAACGCCTGCGCCGATGCCCTCGGTTTTCCGCGCCCCCGGCAGGTGACCATGGAGGAGGCGAAGAAAGTCATGACACCCCTCATGCTTTCCTATGTTACGGAGTCGCGGCGGATGGACAACGCGAAAATGGTGGGTAAACTAGAGGTTAAACTTCTGTACCCGACCCTCCAGGATGGTCTGAAGGCAAGCGTTGCCAAATAG